One segment of Brassica napus cultivar Da-Ae chromosome C3, Da-Ae, whole genome shotgun sequence DNA contains the following:
- the LOC125584001 gene encoding putative F-box only protein 15 — MASSNPSWSLLPLELLENILLRIPVESLARFKSTCKEWRALLDDKIFIYKHLDLSHEGFIRVTDHNSYQIINLETLSLSSLQGPSKIGSMIHCDGLLLCSIGRRIIEPTKERKLAVWNPFLGQFKRIKPSSSYTWFDIYGFGYDNVSRDNYKILRFKREKGCEEVEIYELKSQFWRSVDYSLAYSWCAWKSQAMSMNGNMYWIAERENDNSKTYFIQSFDFSKEVFKETCCIPFINHNDWLLPGRSGLSPRLSGFGGDRLSLLAQQRFGEIQVWVTNNIVTDEVVSWSMYCNVTPDFRILPLHPTYLIHHTDRVKLWFHHTDRVKLWCSEKDDQDECIYASVYEIGEGEVKKQVETERHGWYERVGVTKLSSAFVPSLVPVPKQEETSEGCSC; from the coding sequence ATGGCTTCTTCAAACCCTTCCTGGTCGCTGCTTCCTTTGGAGTTGTTAGAAAATATACTTCTCAGGATACCGGTTGAATCTTTGGCACGATTCAAGTCCACATGCAAGGAATGGCGTGCTCTTCTAGACGACAAGATATTCATCTACAAACACTTGGATCTCTCCCATGAAGGTTTCATACGAGTTACTGATCACAACTCGTATCAAATCATCAATCTTGAGACCCTATCTCTTTCGAGTCTACAAGGTCCATCTAAAATTGGTTCAATGATTCACTGCGACGGATTATTGCTATGTAGTATAGGTAGACGAATTATTGAACctacaaaagagagaaaactaGCAGTCTGGAATCCGTTTTTGGGCCAATTCAAGCGGATCAAACCCTCGAGTTCTTACACATGGTTTGATATCTACGGTTTTGGATACGACAATGTGTCTCGTGACAACTACAAGATCTTGAggtttaaaagagaaaaaggatGTGAAGAGGTTGAGATATATGAGTTGAAGTCACAATTCTGGAGAAGTGTTGATTATTCATTGGCTTATTCTTGGTGTGCATGGAAGAGCCAAGCTATGTCTATGAATGGAAACATGTATTGGATTGCTGAAAGGGAGAATGATAACTCCAAAACTTATTTCATCCAGTCTTTTGATTTCTCCAAAGAGGTATTCAAAGAAACATGTTGTATTCCCTTTATAAATCACAATGATTGGCTGCTgccaggccgatcaggtttgtCGCCACGCCTATCAGGTTTCGGAGGAGATAGGCTTTCTTTGTTAGCTCAACAGAGATTTGGGGAGATTCAGGTTTGGGTTACAAACAATATTGTGACTGATGAGGTTGTCTCGTGGAGCATGTATTGTAATGTGACTCCTGATTTCAGGATATTACCCCTTCATCCAACATACTTGATCCACCATACCGATAGGGTCAAGTTATGGTTCCACCATACCGATAGGGTCAAGTTATGGTGTTCGGAAAAAGACGACCAAGATGAATGTATCTACGCCAGCGTTTACGAAATAGGAGAGGGGGAGGTCAAGAAACAAGTTGAGACAGAGCGACATGGGTGGTATGAACGCGTTGGCGTTACTAAGCTTTCTTCTGCATTTGTACCAAGTCTGGTTCCGGTTCCAAAGCAAGAGGAGACTTCTGAGGGTTGCTCCTGCTAA
- the LOC125584036 gene encoding putative F-box protein At1g50870 has protein sequence MKKRRRRERPKPWSQVDNIPPDVTLEILSRLPPKSIMRHRCVSKLWSYLTSLPSFINSFTSRSTSRPPTLMVTLSSESAKYVLFFPTTPKPSSYSPLYSYEITNLDWKDSRSESIHGLILTPVFKIWNPTLRQFLALPHPPAQHSSSRGWSSYLGYDPLECRHKVLCVVSKIYSGQPLILTLGAQESWRIISEGRCPIHRPTGGYGRCVNGILYYRACLLGDDQEIIMSFDVKSENFNIIKLPEGSSQLYMIPYEGRVALVAHDYHVVKLYILKDAHGHEWKSFIFNVPSERVRMESMRFRGTTDAGEFIFAAYRSSEDLYIIYFDRRRNSTRVVFLQRYMDDFRRCCGLASNSMLTMQVFPNHI, from the exons atgaagaagagaagaagacgagAGAGACCCAAACCATGGTCTCAAGTAGACAATATTCCTCCTGATGTAACCTTGGAGATACTCTCAAGGCTTCCTCCAAAATCGATCATGAGACATCGATGTGTCTCGAAGCTGTGGTCTTATTTGACCTCACTTCCAAGTTTTATCAACTCGTTCACGTCTCGGTCTACTTCACGACCACCGACTCTTATGGTCACCTTATCATCAGAATCGgcaaaatatgtattattcttCCCTACCACCCCGAAACCGTCAAGTTATTCTCCATTATACAGTTATGAAATAACAAACTTAGATTGGAAAGATTCGCGATCCGAGAGCATCCATGGATTGATTTTAACACCCGTATTCAAGATTTGGAACCCAACCTTGAGACAGTTTTTAGCCTTACCACATCCTCCTGCTCAGCACAGCTCAAGTCGAGGTTGGTCGTCTTATTTAGGATACGATCCATTGGAGTGTAGACACAAAGTACTTTGTGTAGTATCTAAAATATACTCGGGTCAGCCTCTGATTCTTACGTTGGGAGCTCAAGAATCATGGAGAATAATATCCGAAGGACGTTGCCCTATCCATCGCCCAACTGGAGGATATGGGCGATGCGTCAATGGGATTCTGTATTATAGAGCTTGTCTTCTTGGTGAtgatcaagaaataataatgaGCTTTGATGTCAAATCtgaaaacttcaatattataaaattaccGGAGGGTTCTAGTCAGCTTTATATGATACCTTATGAGGGAAGGGTAGCCTTAGTTGCTCATGATTATCATGTtgttaaactttatattttgaaagatGCACATGGGCACGAATGGAAAagctttatttttaatgtgCCATCTGAGAGGGTGCGGATGGAATCTATGCGTTTCAGGGGTACTACAGATGCTGGTGAGTTTATATTTGCTGCATATCGTTCCAGTGAAGACcttt ATATT ATATATTTTGATCGAAGGAGAAATAGTACTAGAGTAGTCTTTTTACAAAGATATATGGATGACTTTAGACGCTGTTGTGGACTTGCTAGCAACAGCATGTTAACCATGCAAGTTTTCCCAAATCACATCTAG
- the LOC106382994 gene encoding chlorophyll(ide) b reductase NOL, chloroplastic — MAASSGFHISSSPFLRLRSSSVAYAAQPPFLSPCNGRSLAESFGLATVTVSRQNLSVSPPSAVVEARISGTIDPMTPPYNVLITGSTKGIGHALAREFLKAGDNVVICSRSAERVESVVESLKEEYGEHVWGTKCDVREGKDVKDLVGYCQKNLKYIDIWINNAGSNAYSFKPLSEASDEDLIEVVKTNTLGLMLCCREAMNMMLTQSRGGHIFNIDGAGSDGRPTPRFAAYGATKRSVVHLTKSLQAELQMQDVKNVVVHNLSPGMVTTDLLMSGATTKQAKFFINVLAEPAEVVAEYLVPNIRAIPASGSMKPTYIRFLTGIKAYTKIFSRVALGARKNRYVTEE; from the exons ATGGCTGCTTCAAGTGGTTTCCATATCTCTTCCTCTCCTTTTCTCAGGCTTCGCTCTTCCTCCGTCGCATACGCCGCTCAACCTCCGTTTCTCTCTCCTTGTAACGGTCGTTCACTAGCAGAAAGCTTCGGTCTCGCAACTGTAACTGTTTCGCGCCAAAACCTCTCGGTTTCTCCGCCGTCTGCGGTGGTGGAAGCTCGCATTTCGGGGACAATAGATCCGATGACGCCTCCGTATAACGTCTTGATCACTGGCTCGACCAAAGGTATAGGACATGCGTTAGCTAGAGAGTTTCTGAAAGCAGGAGACAACGTTGTCATATGTTCCAGATCAG CGGAACGAGTTGAGTCTGTTGTTGAGAGTCTTAAGGAAGAATATGGGGAGCATGTGTGG GGAACTAAGTGTGATGTTAGAGAAGGGAAGGATGTGAAGGATCTTGTAGGTTATTGTCAGAAGAATCTTAAATACATTGACATTTGG ATTAATAATGCTGGATCTAATGCATATAGCTTTAAACCTTTGTCTGAGGCCTCGGATGAGGATCTTAT tgaagtTGTGAAAACAAACACTCTTGGGCTGATGTTATGTTGCCGAGAG GCAATGAATATGATGTTGACCCAATCTCGGGGTGGTCATATCTTTAATATCGATGGAGCTGGCTCAGATGGGAGACCAACACCCAG GTTTGCTGCATATGGTGCAACAAAACGGAGTGTTGTTCACCTGACAAAGTCATTACAA GCAGAGTTGCAGATGCAAGATGTCAAAAATGTTGTGGTGCACAATCTATCG CCTGGAATGGTCACAACTGATCTACTCATGTCCGGAGCTACAACTAAACAA GCCAAGTTCTTCATTAATGTTTTGGCAGAGCCAGCTGAAGTG GTTGCTGAGTATCTTGTCCCGAACATCAGAGCAATACCAGCTAGCGGATCTATGAAGCCGACTTACATCCGTTTCCTAACCGGAATCAAAGCCTATACCAAAATATTCTCA AGAGTTGCATTGGGAGCAAGGAAGAATAGATACGTGACTGAAGAGTAG